Proteins co-encoded in one Acidobacteriota bacterium genomic window:
- a CDS encoding sensor domain-containing diguanylate cyclase, whose translation MKDRRQFEVIESRQLDHLRVFHDVARALTSSLELEEILSAIMNKMAQFFGPERWSMLMVDEKGGHLYYAIAVGENAETLRGLRVPLGEGVAGWVASTGNPLVVPDVKLDPHWSAFSAKHPELNIQSIACVPVRSGEKTLGVIQLLNSKLDLMSEYSISFLRILCDYAAIAIQNARSMTLIQELTITDDCTGLFNARHLYTMLDEEVARNDEFSLLFIDLDHFKSVNDTHGHLVGSRLLAEVGNLMQRSLGPGNSSFRYGGDEFVALLPGMGKPAAMGATVALHESLRKARFLEGAGLSLSLSGSFGLATFPEDGSNVASILRAADTMMYEAKVTRDNIAVAGRGLLMDKPRLVGAARSSR comes from the coding sequence TTGAAGGACAGACGACAGTTCGAAGTTATTGAGAGCCGCCAGTTAGACCACCTGAGGGTGTTCCATGACGTGGCTCGGGCCCTGACATCGAGTCTGGAGCTTGAGGAGATTCTTAGCGCCATTATGAACAAGATGGCGCAGTTCTTCGGGCCTGAGCGCTGGTCGATGCTGATGGTCGACGAGAAGGGGGGCCATCTCTACTATGCCATCGCCGTCGGTGAGAACGCAGAGACCCTGCGCGGGCTTCGCGTACCTCTCGGCGAAGGTGTCGCTGGCTGGGTGGCGTCGACCGGCAACCCTCTGGTCGTTCCCGATGTAAAGCTCGACCCGCACTGGTCGGCATTTTCCGCGAAACATCCCGAACTCAACATTCAGTCGATAGCCTGCGTTCCGGTGCGATCCGGCGAGAAGACGCTTGGCGTCATCCAGTTGCTCAACAGCAAGCTCGACCTGATGTCGGAGTACTCGATCTCGTTCCTCCGCATCCTGTGCGACTACGCCGCCATCGCCATTCAGAATGCGCGTTCGATGACGCTCATTCAGGAACTCACCATCACCGACGACTGCACCGGCCTCTTCAATGCACGGCATCTCTACACCATGCTCGACGAAGAGGTTGCCAGGAACGACGAGTTCAGCCTGTTGTTTATCGACCTCGACCACTTCAAAAGCGTCAACGACACGCACGGCCACCTCGTTGGCAGCCGCCTGCTGGCCGAGGTGGGGAACCTGATGCAACGCTCCCTGGGGCCGGGCAACTCCTCTTTCCGCTATGGCGGCGACGAGTTCGTCGCGCTGCTTCCCGGCATGGGAAAACCCGCGGCCATGGGCGCCACCGTCGCCCTGCATGAGAGTCTGCGAAAGGCACGTTTCCTTGAAGGCGCGGGCCTGTCGCTCAGTTTGTCGGGCAGCTTTGGACTCGCCACCTTCCCCGAAGATGGCAGCAATGTCGCATCGATCCTGCGCGCCGCCGACACCATGATGTACGAAGCCAAGGTGACGCGCGATAACATCGCCGTTGCCGGCCGGGGTCTGTTGATGGACAAACCACGCCTTGTGGGCGCGGCGAGATCATCCCGCTAA
- the moaA gene encoding GTP 3',8-cyclase MoaA, which produces MATFSQIETIDGTLPETPPAPLREKERLTDSHGRAITDLRVSVTDRCNYKCVYCRTGNEGAQFTELPIDIYLRMIRVFVSLGIEKIRLTGGEPLLRKGLVDMVRELSGMKTAYLPDGSVGERPLDIALTTNGHLLSDLAQPLKDAGLGRITVSMDAVDPETFTAITRVPRSFERVLEGVRRAKEVGLGPVKINCVLLRGFNDHEIERFAEFSRQEGVIVRFIEFMPLEEDRSWRPETVIRMEELVGRLNAYRPLVELPPNSVSETARRFTFDDGLGEIGIIAPVSRPFCGHCSRVRLTSDGKVRTCLFSQSDHDLYGLLLRGGTDEALAAYIRSIVIRKEARHHIGEAGFEKPSRNMVHIGG; this is translated from the coding sequence ATGGCGACCTTCTCTCAGATCGAGACGATCGACGGCACCCTACCCGAGACGCCGCCCGCACCGCTTCGTGAGAAGGAGCGCCTGACCGACAGCCATGGGCGCGCCATCACCGATCTGCGGGTCTCAGTGACGGACCGCTGCAACTACAAGTGCGTCTACTGCCGTACCGGAAACGAAGGCGCTCAGTTCACAGAGCTTCCTATCGATATTTACCTGCGTATGATTCGTGTCTTCGTCTCTCTCGGGATCGAAAAGATACGCCTTACCGGCGGCGAACCCCTGCTGCGAAAGGGGCTGGTCGATATGGTACGCGAGCTTTCCGGCATGAAGACCGCATATCTCCCCGACGGCTCCGTCGGCGAACGTCCGCTGGACATCGCCCTGACCACAAATGGACATCTGCTGAGCGATCTTGCTCAGCCGCTGAAGGATGCGGGACTGGGCCGCATCACCGTCAGCATGGATGCCGTCGATCCTGAGACATTCACAGCAATTACCCGTGTGCCCCGCAGCTTTGAACGGGTACTTGAGGGAGTACGACGCGCCAAAGAGGTTGGCCTTGGGCCAGTGAAGATCAACTGCGTCCTGCTGCGCGGCTTCAATGACCACGAGATCGAACGCTTTGCCGAATTTTCGCGCCAGGAAGGCGTCATCGTTCGCTTCATCGAGTTCATGCCGCTGGAGGAAGACCGAAGCTGGCGCCCCGAAACCGTGATCCGCATGGAGGAGCTTGTCGGGCGGCTCAACGCCTACCGCCCGCTGGTGGAGCTTCCGCCAAACTCGGTAAGTGAAACAGCACGAAGATTTACCTTCGACGACGGCCTGGGTGAGATCGGCATCATCGCCCCTGTCTCAAGGCCCTTCTGCGGCCATTGCAGCCGCGTCCGGCTGACGTCCGACGGCAAGGTTCGCACCTGCCTTTTCTCCCAAAGCGACCATGACCTTTACGGTCTGTTGCTTAGAGGTGGAACCGATGAAGCTCTGGCAGCGTACATCCGTAGTATTGTCATACGGAAGGAAGCACGTCATCACATTGGTGAGGCTGGATTTGAAAAGCCGTCAAGAAACATGGTCCACATTGGTGGATGA